One Natrinema marinum genomic window carries:
- a CDS encoding RICIN domain-containing protein has translation MSEGTYRLTNANSGKFLEVANADTSDGANVRQYADTGHPCQEWDVSANGDGTYTFTNANSGKFLEVAGAGTSDGDNVRQYADTGSPCQDWIVLDNGDGTVSLENANSGKVAEVYEASTADGANVVQWSSNGGAWQRWNLQQI, from the coding sequence ATCTCCGAAGGAACCTACAGGCTTACGAACGCCAACAGCGGGAAGTTCCTCGAGGTCGCCAACGCGGACACGAGCGACGGCGCGAACGTTCGGCAGTACGCCGATACTGGTCATCCGTGCCAGGAGTGGGACGTGAGTGCCAACGGCGACGGCACCTACACCTTCACCAACGCCAACAGCGGGAAGTTCCTCGAAGTCGCGGGCGCCGGCACGAGCGACGGCGACAACGTCCGGCAGTACGCCGACACCGGCAGCCCATGCCAGGACTGGATCGTCCTCGATAACGGCGACGGGACCGTCAGCCTCGAGAACGCCAACAGCGGCAAGGTCGCCGAAGTCTACGAAGCGAGCACGGCCGATGGCGCCAACGTCGTCCAGTGGTCCTCGAACGGCGGCGCCTGGCAGCGTTGGAACCTCCAGCAGATCTGA
- a CDS encoding RICIN domain-containing protein translates to MAEGTYRVTNANSGKLLEVANANTSDGANVRQFADTGHPCQEWVVSDNGDGTYTFENANSGKFLEVANAETVNGANVRQYADTGHPTQDWVVLDNGDGTVALENANSGKVAEVYEGSTSDGANVNQWSWNGGAWQRWTLDRV, encoded by the coding sequence ATCGCCGAGGGGACCTACCGCGTCACGAACGCCAATAGCGGCAAACTGCTCGAGGTCGCGAACGCGAACACGAGCGACGGCGCGAACGTCCGGCAGTTCGCCGACACCGGCCACCCGTGTCAGGAGTGGGTCGTCAGCGACAACGGTGACGGCACCTACACGTTCGAGAACGCCAATAGCGGGAAGTTCCTCGAGGTCGCGAACGCGGAGACGGTTAACGGCGCGAACGTCCGGCAGTACGCCGATACCGGCCATCCGACCCAGGACTGGGTCGTTCTCGACAACGGCGACGGGACCGTCGCCCTCGAGAACGCCAACAGCGGCAAAGTCGCCGAAGTCTACGAGGGAAGTACCTCCGACGGCGCCAACGTGAACCAGTGGTCCTGGAACGGTGGCGCGTGGCAGCGCTGGACCTTAGATCGGGTCTAA
- a CDS encoding RICIN domain-containing protein yields the protein MSDERTPDDSYSTDRRTLLKTTATAAAATVGIGAAMGSASADTDSIMEVDLRGGIPPVSAAPQGEDEVIFNVHGYTGSSASVSQSAQLRDTIRSLGNTETVTAVTWDDSGLPSSAEASARQQGADFADWMEGYIQANPGTTIRILGHSMGGIVTYEFLAAAEGRFRVANADTIGSYEVTDAPCDGSAFHAAIENVANFVGNYYSTNDSIARLGSGPADCGWGGGSLPSNYADVDVSGSVGSHTTYKASTGFGQAYLSNFAPPVDRGGSGGGGGSGAEIANGTYRLTNANSGKFLEVANADTSDGANVRQYADTGHPCQEWDVSANGDGTYTFTNVNSGKLLEVASAGTSDGDNIRQYADTSHPCQDWIVLDNGDGTYTLENANSGKVAEVYEGSTSDGANVNQWTSNGGAWQRWNLQQI from the coding sequence ATGTCAGACGAGCGTACACCCGACGACTCGTATTCGACCGATCGACGAACGCTCCTCAAGACCACCGCGACGGCGGCCGCCGCGACCGTGGGGATCGGCGCCGCGATGGGGTCGGCCAGTGCGGACACCGACTCGATCATGGAGGTAGACCTCCGAGGCGGTATTCCACCGGTATCGGCGGCACCGCAAGGGGAGGACGAGGTTATCTTCAACGTTCACGGCTACACCGGGTCGTCGGCCAGCGTCAGCCAGTCAGCACAGCTCCGGGATACGATCCGGAGCCTCGGCAACACCGAGACGGTGACCGCGGTGACCTGGGACGACAGCGGGCTCCCCAGCTCCGCCGAGGCCAGCGCCCGCCAGCAGGGCGCGGACTTCGCCGACTGGATGGAGGGGTACATCCAGGCGAACCCCGGCACGACGATCCGAATTCTCGGTCACTCGATGGGCGGGATCGTTACGTACGAGTTTCTGGCCGCCGCGGAGGGCCGCTTCCGGGTAGCCAACGCCGACACGATCGGCTCCTACGAGGTCACCGACGCGCCCTGTGACGGGTCCGCGTTCCACGCCGCGATCGAGAACGTGGCGAACTTCGTCGGGAACTACTACTCGACGAACGACTCCATCGCACGACTCGGCAGCGGACCGGCCGACTGCGGCTGGGGGGGCGGCTCGCTGCCGTCGAACTACGCGGACGTCGACGTAAGCGGCTCCGTCGGCAGTCACACCACCTACAAGGCGAGCACCGGGTTCGGGCAGGCCTACCTCAGTAACTTCGCACCACCCGTCGACCGCGGTGGCAGCGGTGGCGGTGGCGGGTCGGGCGCGGAGATCGCCAACGGAACGTACCGGCTTACGAACGCCAACAGCGGGAAGTTCCTCGAGGTCGCCAACGCGGACACGAGCGACGGCGCGAACGTTCGGCAGTACGCCGATACTGGTCACCCGTGCCAGGAGTGGGACGTGAGCGCCAACGGCGACGGCACCTACACCTTCACCAACGTCAATAGCGGGAAGTTGCTCGAAGTCGCCAGCGCAGGCACGAGCGACGGCGACAACATTCGACAGTACGCTGATACCAGCCACCCGTGCCAGGACTGGATCGTCCTCGACAACGGTGACGGTACCTACACCCTGGAGAACGCCAACAGCGGCAAGGTCGCAGAAGTCTACGAGGGAAGTACCTCCGACGGCGCCAACGTGAACCAGTGGACCTCGAACGGCGGGGCCTGGCAGCGTTGGAACCTCCAGCAGATCTGA
- a CDS encoding alpha/beta fold hydrolase, translated as MTDHDTHDEQRPADESRTTDRRSLLKATGTTIVGGAGLAAASNSTSAQFGGPEVIQVDDGWFGWSADDSLPVTDELLIFIHGWFGDTTVESQATSVLDSLEAGGYSPDQTVAIEWPGSTLNFFGAEADTEDVGEVVAGLIEEFYDNGGGSVRLVGHSLGGRCVYWTATKLSSGYEIETVAGLGAAADGSEICGDPWNPGLSNACEVRNYHSENDSTVGGAYGGLGDTALGTEGAGCDPASNYTDVDVTYSVGSHLAYLGDSAVGSDLAAAINAGSCSGTGGDDGGDDGGWFDF; from the coding sequence ATGACAGACCACGACACCCACGATGAGCAGCGACCTGCAGACGAATCACGGACGACCGATCGACGATCGCTCCTGAAAGCGACTGGGACGACGATCGTCGGCGGCGCGGGACTGGCCGCCGCGTCCAACTCGACGTCCGCCCAGTTCGGCGGCCCAGAAGTCATTCAGGTCGATGACGGCTGGTTCGGCTGGAGCGCCGACGATAGCCTCCCGGTCACCGACGAACTCCTGATCTTCATCCACGGCTGGTTCGGCGATACCACCGTCGAGAGTCAGGCAACCTCCGTGCTCGATTCGCTCGAGGCTGGCGGCTATTCACCCGATCAGACCGTCGCCATCGAGTGGCCAGGCAGCACGCTCAACTTTTTCGGCGCCGAGGCCGATACCGAAGACGTCGGCGAGGTCGTCGCCGGTCTCATCGAGGAGTTCTACGACAACGGTGGCGGGAGCGTGCGACTGGTGGGTCACTCGCTCGGTGGCCGCTGTGTCTACTGGACCGCCACGAAGCTTAGCAGTGGCTACGAGATCGAGACCGTCGCCGGGCTCGGGGCCGCCGCGGACGGCTCGGAGATCTGCGGCGATCCGTGGAATCCCGGGCTCAGCAACGCCTGCGAGGTCCGCAACTACCACTCCGAAAACGACTCGACGGTCGGCGGGGCCTACGGCGGCCTCGGTGACACCGCACTCGGTACCGAGGGCGCCGGCTGTGACCCCGCCTCGAACTACACCGACGTCGACGTCACCTACAGCGTCGGTAGCCACCTCGCGTACCTCGGCGACAGCGCCGTCGGCTCGGACCTCGCCGCGGCCATCAACGCCGGAAGCTGTAGCGGCACCGGCGGCGACGATGGCGGCGACGACGGCGGCTGGTTCGACTTCTAA
- a CDS encoding RICIN domain-containing protein, translating into MSEGTYRLTNANSGKLLEVASAGTSDGDNVRQYADTGHPCQEWDVSANGDGTYTFTNANSGKLLEVAGAGTSDGDNVRQYADTGSPCQDWIVLDNGDGTVSLENANSGKVAEVYEASTADGANVVQWSSSGGAWQNWTLEQV; encoded by the coding sequence ATCTCCGAAGGAACCTACCGACTCACGAACGCCAATAGCGGCAAACTGCTCGAAGTCGCCAGCGCCGGCACAAGCGACGGCGACAACGTCCGGCAGTACGCCGACACCGGCCACCCGTGCCAGGAGTGGGACGTGAGCGCCAACGGCGACGGCACCTACACCTTCACCAACGCCAACAGCGGAAAACTGCTCGAAGTCGCAGGCGCCGGCACGAGCGACGGCGACAACGTCCGGCAGTACGCCGACACCGGCAGCCCATGCCAGGACTGGATCGTCCTCGATAACGGCGACGGGACCGTCAGCCTCGAGAACGCCAACAGCGGCAAGGTCGCCGAAGTCTACGAAGCGAGCACGGCAGACGGCGCCAACGTCGTCCAGTGGTCCTCGAGCGGCGGCGCCTGGCAAAACTGGACCCTCGAGCAAGTCTAA
- a CDS encoding alpha/beta fold hydrolase: protein MTDHDTPDESQTTDRRTLLKTAGTTIVGGAGLAAASSSASAQFGGPEVIQVEDGWFGWSADGSLPVTDELLIFIHGWFGDSTVESQATDVLNSLESGGYSPDQTVAIEWPGSTLNFLGAEADTEDVGEVVAGLIEEFYDNGGGNIRLVGHSLGGRCVYWTSTKLSSGYEIETVAGLGAAADGSEICGDPWNPGLSNACQVRNYYSQNDSTVGGAYGGLGDTALGTEGAGCNPASNYTDVDVTASVGGHLEYLGDATVGADLAAAINNGGCE, encoded by the coding sequence ATGACAGACCACGACACCCCCGACGAATCGCAGACGACCGATCGGCGAACGCTCCTGAAGACCGCCGGCACGACGATCGTCGGCGGCGCGGGACTGGCCGCCGCATCGAGTTCGGCGTCCGCCCAGTTCGGCGGCCCGGAAGTCATTCAGGTCGAAGACGGCTGGTTCGGCTGGAGCGCCGACGGCAGCCTCCCAGTCACCGACGAGCTCCTGATCTTCATCCACGGCTGGTTCGGTGACTCCACCGTCGAGAGCCAGGCGACCGACGTGCTGAACTCCCTCGAGTCGGGCGGCTATTCGCCCGATCAGACCGTCGCCATCGAGTGGCCGGGCAGCACGCTCAACTTTTTGGGCGCCGAGGCCGACACCGAAGACGTCGGCGAGGTCGTCGCCGGTCTCATCGAGGAGTTCTACGACAACGGCGGCGGAAACATCCGTCTCGTCGGTCACTCGCTCGGTGGCCGCTGTGTCTACTGGACCTCGACCAAGCTCTCGAGCGGCTACGAAATCGAGACCGTCGCCGGCCTCGGGGCCGCCGCGGACGGCTCGGAGATCTGCGGCGATCCGTGGAATCCCGGGCTCAGCAACGCCTGTCAGGTTCGGAACTACTACTCGCAGAACGACTCGACGGTCGGCGGGGCCTACGGCGGCCTCGGCGACACCGCACTCGGTACCGAGGGCGCCGGCTGCAATCCCGCGTCGAACTACACCGACGTGGACGTGACCGCCAGCGTCGGCGGTCACCTCGAGTATCTCGGCGACGCGACGGTCGGCGCCGATCTCGCCGCGGCGATCAACAACGGCGGCTGCGAGTAA
- a CDS encoding methyl-accepting chemotaxis protein yields MGNPVTALSTRIRRSYALKLVLALLVVVAAVAAIGALIYVQTGTSLADDTESSMVQSTLLQSESVSEWVAHHRGQTRLLASSDAVRSGDTDRIRSTFRAEHERMHDDVAAIHYVDASSGEILASTSEEAEDASVSDAPWTNADLSGDQPVLSEPYDAQSVDVPVAGVVTEAAGDDDRLVVVLLDLPAFANSLETPADAHGSFTHVVDSKGTVVLSHHNEQIGGPNMQSDGQSNSMAVKKGLNDEVGYVEMDMESGHHTGTMSMGYARIEGTDWVLMTHIPAAEAFALQEEITQSVIALVLVSLFGLGLIGVVVGRSTSNSLGTLADKATELENGNLETELESDRHDEIGQLYAAFANMRDSLRESLQESENARERAERKGQEMAELAGHLETKATEFRDVMEQAADGDLTRRMDTDSHNEAMSEIATEYNEMMAEIEATTDDLKRFADEVTGHGQQVTASAAEVQQASSEVSNAVQRISDSTERQHETFRSVSEGMEEISASTEEITSLSNEVTTLAERTAEAGQEGTTAAKAAIDAMEEIDTDAEDAVAEIEHLQQQVTRVEEITEFIQKVAEQTNMLAMNANIEASRTGTGNEGFSAVASEVKELAAETKSSADEIDQLVADIKTQTDTTATEVRTTRQGIAETAQTVEAAVDALDEIAGYAKQTYDGTKEISVASQQQATATEEIVSMVDEAESLSQQVAEEASNAAAAAEEQTSALAEVTESASHLAERANNLQRRLNEFDTGGSQTAATPQTGD; encoded by the coding sequence ATGGGAAATCCGGTCACTGCGTTATCAACCCGCATTAGAAGGAGTTACGCGCTCAAACTCGTTCTCGCACTGCTCGTCGTCGTCGCGGCGGTCGCCGCTATCGGGGCCCTGATCTACGTTCAGACGGGGACGAGTCTCGCGGACGACACGGAATCATCGATGGTCCAGTCGACGCTCTTGCAATCTGAATCCGTCAGCGAGTGGGTCGCCCACCATCGCGGACAGACGCGACTCCTGGCGTCCTCGGACGCGGTTCGAAGCGGCGACACGGATCGGATTCGATCGACGTTCAGAGCCGAACACGAGCGAATGCACGACGACGTGGCGGCGATCCACTACGTCGACGCCTCGAGCGGCGAGATCCTCGCGAGCACGAGCGAGGAGGCCGAGGACGCGTCCGTGAGCGACGCGCCGTGGACGAACGCCGATCTCAGTGGCGACCAACCCGTACTGTCCGAGCCCTACGATGCGCAAAGCGTCGACGTTCCCGTCGCCGGCGTCGTCACCGAGGCCGCCGGCGACGACGACCGACTCGTCGTCGTCCTCCTCGACCTGCCGGCGTTCGCGAACTCGCTCGAGACGCCTGCGGACGCCCACGGCTCCTTTACGCACGTAGTCGACTCGAAGGGGACCGTCGTGTTGAGCCACCACAACGAGCAGATCGGCGGCCCCAACATGCAATCGGACGGCCAATCGAATTCGATGGCCGTGAAAAAGGGTCTCAACGACGAGGTCGGCTACGTGGAGATGGACATGGAGTCTGGCCACCACACGGGGACGATGTCGATGGGCTACGCCCGCATCGAGGGGACCGACTGGGTCCTGATGACCCACATCCCGGCCGCCGAAGCGTTCGCCCTCCAAGAGGAGATCACGCAGTCCGTAATCGCGCTCGTGCTCGTCTCGCTGTTCGGCCTCGGCCTCATCGGCGTCGTCGTCGGCCGATCGACGAGCAACTCGCTCGGCACGCTTGCCGACAAAGCGACCGAACTCGAGAACGGCAACTTAGAGACGGAACTCGAGAGCGACCGGCACGACGAGATCGGGCAACTCTACGCCGCCTTCGCGAACATGCGGGATTCGCTGCGCGAGAGCTTACAAGAGTCCGAGAACGCCCGCGAACGGGCCGAGCGGAAGGGCCAGGAGATGGCGGAGCTCGCGGGCCACCTCGAAACGAAAGCGACGGAGTTTCGCGACGTGATGGAACAGGCCGCTGACGGCGACCTCACGCGTCGGATGGACACCGACAGCCACAACGAGGCGATGAGCGAGATCGCAACGGAGTACAACGAGATGATGGCCGAAATCGAGGCGACGACCGACGATCTCAAGCGCTTCGCCGACGAGGTCACGGGCCACGGCCAGCAAGTCACGGCCAGCGCCGCGGAGGTCCAGCAGGCCAGTAGCGAGGTGAGCAACGCCGTTCAGCGGATCTCCGACAGCACTGAACGCCAACACGAGACGTTCCGCTCCGTTTCGGAGGGAATGGAAGAGATTTCGGCTTCCACCGAGGAGATTACGTCGCTCTCGAACGAGGTGACGACGCTCGCCGAGCGGACCGCGGAGGCCGGCCAGGAGGGGACGACCGCAGCGAAGGCGGCGATCGACGCGATGGAAGAGATCGATACGGACGCCGAAGACGCCGTCGCGGAGATCGAACACCTCCAACAGCAGGTCACTCGCGTCGAGGAGATCACGGAGTTCATCCAGAAGGTCGCCGAGCAGACGAACATGCTGGCGATGAACGCCAACATCGAAGCGTCACGAACGGGGACGGGCAACGAGGGATTCTCGGCCGTCGCGAGCGAGGTCAAAGAGCTCGCCGCCGAGACGAAATCGTCGGCCGACGAGATCGACCAGCTCGTCGCCGACATCAAGACCCAGACCGACACGACCGCAACCGAGGTGCGGACGACCCGCCAGGGGATCGCCGAGACCGCCCAGACCGTCGAGGCGGCCGTCGACGCGCTCGACGAGATCGCCGGCTACGCCAAACAGACCTACGACGGGACCAAGGAGATCAGCGTCGCCAGCCAGCAGCAGGCCACAGCGACCGAGGAGATCGTCTCGATGGTCGACGAAGCCGAATCGCTGAGCCAGCAGGTCGCTGAAGAAGCGAGCAACGCCGCGGCTGCGGCTGAAGAGCAGACCTCGGCACTCGCGGAAGTGACCGAGAGCGCAAGCCACCTCGCCGAACGGGCGAACAACCTCCAGCGGCGGTTAAACGAGTTCGACACCGGGGGATCGCAAACGGCGGCCACGCCGCAGACGGGAGACTAG
- a CDS encoding RICIN domain-containing protein yields the protein MLEVANANTSDGANGQQYADTGHPTQEWVVSDNGDGTYSLEAAHSGKVAEVYEASTADGANVIQ from the coding sequence CTGCTCGAGGTCGCGAACGCGAACACGAGCGACGGCGCGAACGGTCAGCAGTACGCCGACACCGGCCACCCCACGCAGGAATGGGTCGTCAGCGACAACGGCGACGGCACCTATTCGCTGGAAGCGGCCCACAGTGGCAAGGTCGCCGAAGTCTACGAAGCGAGTACGGCGGACGGCGCCAACGTGATCCAGTAG
- a CDS encoding lipase/acyltransferase domain-containing protein, producing MPDTDSNRTVESDGSNTSTRRTLLKATGTTIVGATGLAATTGSASAQLFGPDIEVIDVGSSIFGSGIFQSLPVEDELFIFVHGWFGDTTVESQAEDVAESMIDAGYEADAYVAIEWDATTINFAGATAETEDVGEELAEMLEEFYDYGGGNVRLIGHSLGGRVVLETINEIGPGYTVETVAPIGAAADGDMVCDGGIGGGEWYDGIEDNAEEVRNYHSENDTTVGSAYGGLFGAALGNDGAGCPFDTPDNYTDVDVTFSVFSHLGYLGDDEVGSDLAEAIEDQDGGLGWFS from the coding sequence ATGCCAGATACCGATAGTAATAGAACGGTGGAATCGGACGGCTCGAACACGTCGACGCGACGGACGCTACTGAAGGCGACCGGAACGACGATCGTCGGTGCGACGGGACTGGCGGCGACGACGGGTTCGGCGTCAGCACAGTTGTTCGGTCCCGATATCGAAGTGATCGATGTCGGAAGTAGCATATTCGGTTCAGGTATCTTTCAGTCCCTTCCTGTCGAAGACGAACTGTTCATCTTCGTCCACGGCTGGTTCGGCGATACGACCGTCGAAAGCCAAGCCGAGGATGTCGCCGAGTCGATGATCGACGCCGGCTACGAAGCGGACGCCTACGTCGCGATCGAATGGGATGCCACGACAATTAATTTCGCGGGTGCGACCGCCGAGACGGAAGACGTCGGCGAGGAACTCGCCGAAATGCTCGAAGAGTTCTACGACTACGGCGGCGGCAACGTCCGTCTCATCGGACATTCGCTGGGCGGTCGCGTCGTCCTCGAGACGATAAACGAGATCGGTCCCGGCTATACGGTCGAGACCGTCGCACCCATCGGTGCTGCTGCAGACGGAGACATGGTCTGTGATGGTGGAATCGGTGGTGGTGAGTGGTACGACGGTATCGAAGACAACGCCGAGGAAGTCCGTAACTACCACTCCGAGAACGACACGACCGTCGGATCGGCCTACGGCGGTCTCTTCGGTGCCGCGCTCGGTAACGACGGTGCGGGCTGCCCATTCGATACCCCAGACAATTACACTGATGTCGACGTCACCTTTAGCGTCTTCAGTCATCTGGGCTACCTCGGAGACGACGAAGTCGGCTCCGACCTCGCCGAGGCGATCGAGGATCAGGACGGCGGGCTAGGCTGGTTCAGCTAG
- the aspS gene encoding aspartate--tRNA(Asn) ligase, which produces MQDRTYTADAEPGDDATVAGWVHEIRDLGGIAFLILRDTTGKIQIKFEKDEMDEDLVETGLGVSRESVVKVSGAVEEEPRAPTGVEVTPESLEVIAPADPELPLDPSGKVDADLSTRLDNRTLDLRKDEIQTVFEVRSDVLRSVRNQFRDYDCTEINTPKIVATGTEGGTELFPITYFGEEAFMNQSPQLFKQLVAGSNVERVFEIGPIFRAEEHNTPRHLNEATSIDFEGAFCDHTDAMDVAEGVVKAAYESVQENFGDRLEELDLAEDFAVPEGDFPRISYEEAIERINATGELDEQLVWGDDLSTPAEEALGQDVGGHYFITDWPSEIKPFYIKDHDDDPQLSTGFDLMHPRMELVSGGQREHRHEKLIEGFEQQGLDPDQFEYYTKMFKYGMPPHAGFGLGGERLIMTILGLDNIREAVLFPRDRQRLSP; this is translated from the coding sequence ATGCAGGACAGAACCTACACTGCCGACGCCGAGCCGGGCGACGACGCGACCGTTGCCGGCTGGGTCCACGAGATCCGCGACCTCGGCGGGATCGCCTTCCTGATTCTTCGGGACACGACGGGCAAGATCCAGATCAAGTTCGAGAAAGACGAGATGGACGAGGACCTCGTCGAGACGGGACTGGGCGTCTCTCGCGAGAGCGTCGTCAAAGTGTCGGGTGCGGTCGAGGAGGAGCCGCGCGCGCCGACGGGCGTCGAGGTCACGCCCGAGTCCCTCGAGGTTATCGCACCCGCCGACCCCGAACTGCCCCTCGACCCGTCCGGAAAGGTCGACGCCGACCTCTCCACTCGACTGGACAACCGCACCCTCGACCTCCGCAAGGACGAGATCCAGACGGTCTTCGAGGTCCGTTCGGACGTGCTGCGCTCGGTCCGTAACCAGTTCCGTGACTACGACTGTACGGAGATCAACACACCGAAGATCGTCGCGACGGGGACCGAGGGCGGCACCGAACTCTTCCCGATTACCTACTTCGGCGAGGAGGCCTTCATGAACCAGTCGCCCCAGCTGTTCAAGCAGCTGGTCGCGGGCTCGAACGTCGAGCGGGTCTTCGAGATCGGCCCGATCTTCCGCGCGGAGGAACACAACACGCCGCGGCACTTGAACGAGGCCACCTCGATCGACTTCGAGGGCGCGTTCTGTGACCATACCGACGCTATGGACGTCGCCGAGGGCGTCGTCAAAGCCGCCTACGAGTCCGTTCAGGAGAACTTCGGCGACCGACTCGAGGAACTCGACCTCGCCGAGGACTTCGCAGTCCCCGAAGGGGACTTCCCGCGCATCAGCTACGAGGAGGCCATCGAGCGCATCAACGCCACGGGCGAACTCGACGAGCAACTCGTCTGGGGCGACGACCTCTCGACGCCGGCCGAGGAAGCCCTCGGGCAGGATGTCGGCGGTCACTACTTCATCACCGACTGGCCCAGCGAGATCAAGCCGTTCTACATCAAGGATCACGACGACGATCCGCAGCTGTCGACCGGCTTCGACCTGATGCATCCGCGCATGGAACTGGTCTCGGGCGGCCAGCGCGAACATCGCCACGAGAAGCTCATCGAGGGCTTCGAACAGCAGGGCCTCGACCCCGACCAGTTCGAGTACTACACGAAGATGTTCAAGTACGGCATGCCGCCCCACGCCGGCTTCGGTCTCGGTGGCGAGCGCCTGATCATGACGATTCTCGGGCTGGACAACATCCGAGAAGCTGTTCTCTTCCCGCGAGACCGACAGCGACTCTCGCCGTAG
- a CDS encoding SIR2 family NAD-dependent protein deacylase, whose amino-acid sequence MDDLERLADEIRSADTVVAFTGAGISAPSGVPTFRGDDGVWERFDEGQFAYGRFQRDPEGFWADRVELQREMFDDEYRPNAAHEALAAMGREGSLEAILTQNTDGLHGDAVGSVRDGNKGNEVDGKPETTVLELHGNSQRVRCTDCGNRRDGDPIFERAADGDLPPTCDCGGVFKPDVILFGEQLPGTVIQRARVLARESDAFLAIGSSLVVEPAASLPRLAASTGATVGIVNLESTPHDDTADVVLREDVTDVLPQLRDLVSE is encoded by the coding sequence ATGGACGACCTCGAGCGACTCGCCGACGAGATACGGAGCGCGGACACGGTCGTCGCCTTCACCGGCGCGGGGATCTCGGCCCCCTCCGGCGTGCCGACCTTTCGGGGCGACGACGGCGTCTGGGAGCGGTTCGACGAGGGACAGTTCGCCTACGGCCGGTTTCAGCGCGATCCCGAGGGGTTCTGGGCCGACCGCGTCGAACTCCAGCGGGAGATGTTCGACGACGAATACCGGCCCAACGCGGCCCACGAGGCGCTGGCTGCGATGGGACGGGAGGGCAGTCTCGAGGCGATCCTCACCCAGAACACGGACGGACTACACGGCGATGCCGTCGGTTCGGTCCGCGACGGGAACAAGGGTAACGAGGTAGACGGAAAGCCAGAGACGACCGTCCTCGAACTCCATGGCAACTCCCAACGGGTTCGCTGTACGGACTGTGGAAACCGTCGCGACGGCGATCCGATCTTCGAGCGCGCGGCCGACGGCGACCTACCGCCGACGTGCGACTGCGGCGGCGTCTTCAAACCCGACGTGATCCTCTTCGGCGAGCAACTACCGGGTACAGTCATTCAACGCGCGCGGGTGCTCGCCCGCGAGAGCGACGCCTTCCTCGCGATCGGCTCCTCGCTCGTCGTCGAGCCCGCCGCCTCGCTCCCGCGGCTGGCCGCCTCGACCGGCGCGACGGTCGGCATCGTCAACCTCGAGTCGACGCCTCACGACGATACCGCCGACGTGGTGCTTCGCGAGGATGTGACCGACGTGCTCCCGCAGTTGCGCGACCTCGTGTCCGAGTGA
- a CDS encoding helix-turn-helix domain-containing protein: MSLLASFEASSPALVLGPTLEALPSVDIDIERQYALDPTRPIAFCWIRHRDRERVERALVDDETVADFERIGGVEGRDLYRLQGSPTDVVSAYRQWVTAGGELLECRGADDRWEVEMRFPDRTSFGEYYDFLADEGVALELHRLSDGDERRRGHESALTDPQREALVLAHERGFFEVPRETGLSEIADQLGISTQAVSERLRRGQAQLIENQLVE; encoded by the coding sequence ATGAGTCTCCTCGCTTCGTTCGAGGCGTCGTCGCCGGCGCTCGTCCTCGGGCCGACGCTCGAGGCGCTGCCGTCGGTCGACATCGACATCGAACGCCAGTACGCCCTCGACCCGACGCGCCCAATCGCGTTCTGTTGGATTCGCCATCGCGACCGTGAGCGAGTCGAACGCGCGCTCGTCGACGACGAGACCGTTGCGGACTTCGAGCGGATCGGCGGGGTCGAGGGACGCGATCTCTATCGACTGCAGGGAAGCCCGACCGATGTCGTGTCGGCCTACCGCCAGTGGGTCACCGCGGGCGGCGAACTCCTCGAGTGTCGCGGCGCGGACGACCGCTGGGAGGTCGAGATGCGCTTTCCGGATCGAACATCGTTCGGCGAGTATTACGACTTTCTCGCGGACGAAGGCGTCGCCCTCGAGTTACACCGGCTCTCCGACGGCGACGAGCGCCGGCGAGGGCACGAGTCGGCGCTGACTGACCCACAGCGGGAGGCGCTCGTCCTGGCCCACGAGCGCGGCTTTTTCGAGGTGCCACGAGAGACGGGGCTGAGCGAGATCGCCGACCAACTGGGAATCTCGACGCAGGCCGTCAGCGAGCGCCTGCGGCGCGGCCAGGCGCAGTTGATCGAGAACCAACTGGTCGAGTGA